In Amycolatopsis solani, a single window of DNA contains:
- the garA gene encoding glycogen accumulation regulator GarA: MSTNDGPGGVPPEQSPERTSVFRADFLAEVEGHESAPAAEAPVQGVDALPAGSALLVVKRGPNAGSRFLLDRDTTSAGRHPDSDIFLDDVTVSRRHAEFRREGGEFVVIDVGSLNGTYVNREPVDQAVLAGGDEVQIGKFRLVFLTGPGHGGQGAQ, translated from the coding sequence GGCGTTCCCCCGGAGCAGTCTCCGGAGCGGACCTCTGTCTTCCGGGCCGACTTCCTGGCCGAAGTCGAAGGCCACGAGTCCGCCCCCGCCGCGGAGGCGCCCGTCCAGGGTGTCGACGCCCTGCCGGCGGGTTCGGCGCTGCTGGTCGTGAAGCGCGGGCCCAACGCGGGTTCGCGGTTCCTGCTCGACCGCGACACCACCAGCGCCGGGCGGCACCCGGACAGCGACATCTTCCTGGACGACGTCACGGTCTCCCGTCGGCACGCCGAGTTCCGGCGTGAGGGCGGCGAGTTCGTCGTCATCGACGTCGGCAGCCTCAACGGCACCTACGTCAACCGCGAGCCGGTCGACCAGGCCGTCCTCGCCGGCGGCGACGAGGTGCAGATCGGGAAGTTCCGCCTGGTCTTCCTGACCGGCCCGGGGCACGGGGGCCAGGGGGCGCAGTGA